In Arthrobacter citreus, a single genomic region encodes these proteins:
- a CDS encoding DMT family transporter, translated as MKNKLFAFSSLLIVSFIWGSSLFIVKETLNFVQPFTFNALRFIVAAIVLFTVQTFLNRKNKIRFRGKAGFITPGIIIGLFLFLGFVFQTFGLHYTSISKSGFIIGISVAIVPLLLFFKYKKKPTLRENLCAIIAIIGLFLLTLSTNSKFNSGDIISFFSAIAFALHIIYSTKYSPSYSSLQLATVQITFVGLASWTCALIFEDWQVIYNQELWTNKYFILSILFTAIFCTATAYIIQMFAQRTISATEVGIILATEPVFAAITGYYYGGERLQKIGLIGCSLILISTIVTQIRKKKNKKQIYKEEKTIHKM; from the coding sequence ATGAAAAATAAATTATTTGCTTTTTCTTCTCTACTCATTGTGTCCTTCATCTGGGGTTCTTCGCTATTCATTGTCAAGGAAACACTTAATTTTGTCCAACCTTTTACCTTCAATGCATTACGCTTTATTGTTGCAGCAATCGTATTATTTACCGTTCAAACTTTTTTAAATCGAAAAAATAAAATAAGATTTCGTGGTAAAGCTGGTTTTATAACTCCTGGAATCATAATAGGTTTATTTTTATTTCTAGGTTTTGTATTCCAAACTTTTGGATTACATTATACATCAATATCAAAATCGGGTTTTATTATTGGGATCAGTGTAGCAATTGTTCCTTTATTATTATTTTTTAAGTATAAGAAAAAACCTACTTTGCGAGAAAATTTATGTGCTATTATTGCAATTATCGGTTTATTTTTATTAACACTTTCTACAAATTCCAAATTTAATTCTGGAGATATTATTTCCTTTTTTAGTGCGATTGCATTTGCGTTACACATAATCTATTCAACTAAATATTCTCCAAGTTATAGTTCATTGCAACTTGCAACTGTACAAATTACTTTTGTAGGCTTAGCCTCTTGGACGTGTGCTTTAATTTTCGAAGACTGGCAAGTTATATACAATCAAGAATTATGGACAAATAAATATTTTATACTTTCGATCTTGTTTACGGCAATTTTTTGTACCGCTACAGCTTACATTATTCAAATGTTTGCTCAACGCACAATAAGTGCAACGGAAGTTGGGATTATACTTGCAACTGAACCTGTTTTTGCAGCGATTACTGGTTATTATTACGGTGGAGAAAGACTTCAGAAAATCGGATTAATCGGTTGTAGCTTAATTTTAATTTCTACGATTGTTACTCAAATCAGAAAGAAGAAAAATAAAAAACAAATATATAAAGAAGAAAAAACCATTCACAAGATGTGA
- a CDS encoding sulfurtransferase, giving the protein MKNIIDVNIANKLRLNKNVVFLDCRFQLSDPEYGYNAYQKGHIPLSRYVDLNKDLSSSVQKHGGRHPFPDLNDFGHLLGELGIDEDSIVICYDDGTLDNAARCWFLCNLVGHNFTFVLNGGYKKWVENDFEVTTETVEVFPKKFNVNNQKDMISSMQEVKRNSKNEEFNLIDSRESIRYNGEFEPIDRVAGHIPGAKNSFWKDVLNESGEFRTKEELLNLFKPFKAHNETVVYCGSGVTGCVNYLGLIEAGYSNVKLYPGSFSDWISYDENFVEKKNL; this is encoded by the coding sequence TTGAAAAATATAATTGATGTAAACATTGCAAATAAACTACGTTTAAATAAAAATGTTGTTTTCTTAGATTGTCGTTTTCAATTGTCAGATCCTGAGTACGGTTATAATGCGTATCAGAAAGGTCATATACCGCTTTCTCGTTATGTTGATTTAAATAAAGATCTATCGAGTTCAGTACAAAAACATGGAGGCAGACATCCGTTTCCAGATTTAAATGATTTTGGTCATTTATTAGGGGAGCTTGGCATAGATGAGGATTCAATTGTTATTTGTTATGACGATGGAACACTAGATAATGCTGCTAGATGTTGGTTTTTATGTAACTTAGTTGGTCATAATTTTACTTTTGTATTAAACGGTGGATATAAAAAATGGGTAGAAAATGATTTTGAAGTAACAACCGAAACTGTGGAAGTTTTCCCTAAAAAATTCAACGTTAACAATCAAAAAGACATGATTAGTTCGATGCAGGAAGTTAAACGAAATAGCAAGAATGAAGAATTTAATTTAATTGATTCTAGAGAATCTATTCGATACAATGGAGAATTCGAACCAATTGACAGAGTAGCAGGTCATATACCTGGAGCAAAAAATTCTTTTTGGAAAGATGTTTTAAATGAATCAGGAGAATTTAGAACAAAGGAAGAATTACTAAATCTCTTTAAACCATTCAAAGCTCATAATGAAACAGTGGTCTATTGTGGCTCGGGCGTAACTGGTTGTGTAAATTATTTAGGATTAATTGAAGCTGGGTATTCAAATGTCAAGCTTTATCCTGGAAGTTTTAGTGACTGGATATCATACGATGAAAATTTTGTAGAAAAGAAAAATTTATAA
- a CDS encoding zinc-finger domain-containing protein, which produces MERKEILEEIDTLLKTYCDGCFVYKHFRKDHSQKFAQSFCINKCTIGEKIKTIGQQLHQTAE; this is translated from the coding sequence ATGGAACGCAAAGAAATTTTAGAAGAAATAGATACATTATTAAAAACTTATTGCGATGGTTGTTTTGTTTATAAGCATTTTAGAAAAGACCATAGTCAGAAATTCGCTCAATCTTTTTGTATAAACAAATGTACGATTGGAGAAAAAATTAAAACGATTGGTCAGCAATTACATCAGACTGCTGAATAA
- a CDS encoding DNA topoisomerase III codes for MKLIIAEKPDQGLKLAAPFNFQKKKGFLIIQPNEFFPKGAYLTWAIGHLCELLSPEEYDEKWKKWSLNTLPIVPERFKHKVSKGKWDQFSIIKNLVHLDEVNEIILAGDCEREGEHIVRLILNLAGNRKPMKRLWISSLTENAVRKGFSQLLDENETKSLFFEAYSRACADWLVGMNASRVYSLHLQKKGIQDVFSLGRVQTPTLALIVKRELEIEKFKSEPYWEVYATFQFDKKKFFGKWHKESDSKISSSELATKIASFCENKMAKITDIEQERKEYQPPFLYNLSTLQADANAKYKFSPQKTLEIAQKLYVKGNISYPRSDSSFITKEEAMMIPEILKKLENIEQFSQFFPLPNESILNNSRFVNEKKVTDHYAIIPTEQVPAIHKLNDEELKIYELIVNRLISAHYPSSIFDYTTIHTIVDDRATFISKGKIMVQEGWRKVIFEKAKEKNNEEQNLPIVEIGQEGIVKKAEVKEKKTQAPKRYTEGQLITLMKSAGKHIDNPELTKILNKTEGLGTEATRAGIIGTLKNRKYIEVKKNQVFATDKGKLIIYALGENILTSPEMTAKWEQRLSEIGDGKASSLDFMEQTKKLTEKIILDAYENEKIWNFSEFRIEDMQNTKFGPKKKSASIGKCFKCEGKMVDKGSFYGCDQFQKTKCDVTISKKILGKSITKSAMKQLLSGETTETIKGFSKDGKEFEASLKFNEAGKIMFIQNSIK; via the coding sequence ATGAAATTAATAATTGCTGAGAAGCCTGATCAAGGGTTGAAGCTTGCTGCTCCTTTTAATTTTCAGAAGAAAAAGGGGTTTTTAATCATTCAACCAAATGAGTTTTTTCCAAAAGGCGCTTATTTAACTTGGGCTATTGGGCATTTATGTGAGTTGTTATCACCTGAAGAATATGATGAGAAGTGGAAAAAATGGTCTTTAAATACTTTACCTATTGTACCTGAGCGTTTTAAGCATAAAGTATCAAAGGGAAAATGGGATCAATTTTCGATTATAAAGAATTTAGTCCATTTAGATGAAGTGAATGAAATTATACTCGCAGGAGACTGTGAGAGAGAAGGAGAACATATTGTTCGCCTTATATTAAATTTAGCTGGAAATCGAAAGCCGATGAAAAGGCTTTGGATTTCTTCTTTAACTGAAAATGCGGTTAGAAAAGGGTTTAGCCAATTATTGGATGAAAATGAAACAAAAAGCTTATTTTTTGAGGCGTATAGTAGAGCTTGTGCCGATTGGTTAGTAGGGATGAATGCATCGAGAGTGTATTCACTACATTTACAAAAAAAGGGAATTCAAGATGTATTTTCTTTAGGGAGAGTTCAAACACCTACTCTCGCACTTATAGTGAAAAGAGAGCTTGAAATTGAAAAGTTTAAATCTGAACCTTACTGGGAGGTATATGCTACATTTCAGTTTGATAAGAAAAAGTTTTTTGGAAAGTGGCATAAAGAATCAGATTCTAAAATCTCATCTAGTGAATTAGCTACTAAAATTGCTAGTTTTTGTGAAAATAAAATGGCGAAGATTACTGATATTGAACAAGAAAGAAAGGAATATCAGCCTCCTTTTCTTTATAATTTATCAACGCTACAAGCTGATGCAAATGCTAAATATAAGTTTTCTCCACAAAAAACTTTAGAAATTGCTCAAAAGCTTTATGTTAAAGGGAATATATCATATCCGCGTTCCGATTCAAGCTTTATTACAAAGGAAGAGGCGATGATGATCCCCGAGATATTAAAAAAACTCGAAAACATTGAGCAATTTTCACAATTTTTCCCTCTTCCAAACGAGTCTATTTTAAATAATAGTCGTTTTGTTAACGAGAAAAAGGTTACCGATCACTATGCAATTATTCCAACTGAACAAGTGCCAGCTATTCATAAATTGAATGATGAAGAATTGAAGATATATGAATTAATTGTAAATAGATTAATAAGTGCACATTATCCTAGTTCAATTTTTGACTATACAACAATTCATACGATAGTAGACGATCGAGCGACTTTTATTTCAAAAGGGAAAATAATGGTTCAAGAAGGCTGGCGTAAAGTTATTTTTGAAAAAGCAAAAGAAAAAAATAATGAAGAACAAAATTTGCCAATTGTTGAAATTGGACAAGAAGGAATCGTTAAAAAGGCTGAAGTAAAAGAAAAGAAAACACAAGCTCCTAAAAGATATACAGAGGGACAATTAATAACATTAATGAAATCAGCTGGGAAACATATCGATAATCCTGAATTAACGAAAATCTTAAATAAAACTGAAGGACTTGGTACAGAAGCAACTAGGGCTGGAATTATCGGTACGTTAAAAAATAGAAAATATATTGAAGTTAAGAAAAATCAGGTTTTCGCAACTGATAAAGGAAAACTTATTATTTATGCTCTTGGAGAAAATATTTTAACTTCACCTGAAATGACAGCTAAATGGGAGCAACGATTAAGTGAAATTGGGGACGGGAAAGCAAGTAGTCTTGATTTTATGGAGCAAACAAAAAAATTAACAGAGAAAATAATATTGGATGCATATGAAAATGAGAAAATATGGAATTTTTCAGAGTTTCGAATTGAAGATATGCAGAATACAAAGTTTGGTCCAAAGAAAAAATCAGCTAGTATTGGAAAATGTTTTAAATGTGAAGGGAAAATGGTTGATAAAGGGTCTTTTTATGGCTGTGATCAATTCCAAAAGACAAAATGTGATGTGACGATTTCAAAAAAAATATTAGGAAAGTCAATTACAAAATCAGCCATGAAGCAATTGCTTAGTGGAGAAACTACTGAAACTATAAAAGGTTTTTCAAAAGATGGTAAAGAATTTGAGGCATCATTAAAATTTAATGAAGCAGGTAAAATCATGTTTATTCAAAATTCTATAAAATAA
- a CDS encoding reverse transcriptase-like protein has product MKLKIIWKYQTKKKYQITLDTDWLEIKEALLLAEDFESTGRTKEIIFLDQFDSSWTKKQVIKYLKELEEEPHNITVFFDGGFDQSTNRSGIGVCIYFSQNGKEYRKRFNEKLDGLLTNNEAEFAALENAILLLEEMNITGQTIIIKGDSQVVLNQISGDWPCFEEQHERFINRIETKCKNLKITLQLDLIKRNDNKEAHSLATQALKGNKIMSTIEVT; this is encoded by the coding sequence ATGAAGCTAAAAATAATATGGAAGTATCAAACTAAAAAGAAATACCAAATTACACTTGATACAGATTGGCTAGAGATAAAAGAAGCTTTACTTTTAGCGGAAGACTTTGAAAGTACTGGTCGGACAAAAGAAATCATTTTTCTAGATCAATTTGATTCTAGTTGGACAAAAAAACAAGTAATAAAATATTTAAAAGAACTTGAAGAAGAGCCACACAATATAACTGTATTTTTTGATGGTGGATTTGATCAGTCTACAAATCGTTCTGGAATAGGCGTGTGTATATACTTTAGTCAAAACGGTAAAGAATATCGAAAACGATTTAATGAAAAATTAGATGGACTTTTAACAAATAATGAGGCAGAATTTGCAGCATTAGAAAATGCAATCTTACTATTAGAAGAAATGAATATTACCGGACAAACAATTATAATAAAAGGTGATTCACAAGTAGTTTTAAATCAAATAAGTGGAGACTGGCCATGTTTTGAAGAGCAACATGAAAGATTTATTAATCGAATTGAAACAAAATGTAAAAACTTAAAAATAACCTTACAATTAGATCTAATTAAACGAAATGATAATAAAGAAGCTCATAGTCTAGCAACGCAAGCACTTAAAGGGAATAAGATAATGAGTACGATTGAAGTTACATGA
- a CDS encoding reverse transcriptase-like protein has protein sequence MIEVYTDGASKGNPGPSGAGIFIKGIKEPVFLSIPLDPMSNHEAEFHALLIALDYCVKNNYSIVSFRTDSKIVEESIDKKYSKNDLFIPLIEKSLNLINQLDLFFIKWIPSSANKVADELARKAIK, from the coding sequence ATGATTGAAGTATATACTGACGGAGCTTCCAAAGGAAATCCTGGTCCATCTGGTGCAGGTATTTTCATAAAAGGAATTAAAGAACCTGTTTTTTTAAGTATTCCATTAGATCCTATGTCTAATCATGAAGCCGAGTTTCACGCATTATTAATTGCACTAGATTATTGTGTTAAAAATAATTATTCTATTGTTTCTTTCCGAACAGATTCAAAAATCGTTGAAGAAAGTATTGATAAGAAATATTCTAAAAATGATTTGTTTATTCCTTTAATAGAGAAATCACTAAATTTAATAAATCAACTTGATCTTTTCTTTATTAAATGGATACCCTCAAGCGCCAATAAGGTTGCAGATGAACTTGCTCGAAAAGCCATTAAATAA
- a CDS encoding type III polyketide synthase, translating to MPLILSVGKSVPKNKINQENVVPFIRELFMKKYPSIDRLLSVFQNGEIQNRYISKELSWYSEEHSFEQKNQAYTEISIELSIEAIKNCVTSNEFLSSEIKYEEIQGIIFVSSTGISTPTIDAHIANILPFNNSIKRIPIWGLGCAGGASGISRAFDYCRAHPKSNILLVAVELCSLTFQKEDLSKSNIIGTSLFADGAAAVLVVGDESELKNRTIHKALPTIVQTNSNLMPNSLDVMGWDIRNDGLFVIFSRDIPSIVKNWLQPVVSNFLFENELTIEDITHLIAHPGGKKVLDAYIESLDICEEKLATSLQILKSFGNMSSCTVLFVLSEFMKKGKVDELGLLCALGPGFSSELSLLKWVEC from the coding sequence ATGCCTTTAATTTTATCTGTTGGAAAATCAGTGCCTAAAAATAAAATTAATCAAGAAAATGTCGTGCCTTTTATTAGAGAACTTTTTATGAAAAAGTACCCATCAATTGATCGGTTATTATCTGTATTTCAAAATGGGGAAATTCAAAATCGCTACATATCAAAAGAGCTCTCTTGGTATAGCGAGGAACATAGCTTCGAACAAAAAAATCAAGCTTATACTGAAATTTCGATTGAATTATCAATAGAAGCTATAAAAAATTGTGTAACAAGCAATGAATTTCTATCTTCGGAAATTAAATATGAAGAAATTCAAGGAATTATTTTCGTATCATCTACTGGGATTTCGACCCCAACTATTGATGCCCATATTGCCAACATACTACCTTTTAATAACTCAATTAAAAGAATACCGATCTGGGGTTTAGGTTGCGCTGGTGGAGCTAGCGGAATTTCTAGAGCCTTTGATTATTGCAGGGCACATCCTAAGTCAAATATTTTACTAGTTGCTGTTGAATTGTGTAGTTTGACCTTCCAAAAAGAAGATCTTTCAAAAAGTAATATAATTGGAACTTCATTGTTTGCGGATGGAGCAGCTGCTGTACTTGTTGTCGGTGATGAAAGTGAGTTGAAAAATAGAACAATACATAAAGCTTTACCTACAATCGTTCAAACAAATTCGAATCTAATGCCGAATTCTTTAGATGTAATGGGATGGGATATTCGCAACGATGGACTATTTGTAATTTTCTCAAGAGATATACCATCGATCGTTAAGAATTGGTTGCAGCCAGTTGTTTCTAATTTCTTATTTGAAAATGAGCTGACCATTGAAGATATTACTCATTTGATCGCTCATCCAGGTGGAAAAAAAGTGTTAGATGCATATATAGAATCACTTGATATTTGCGAAGAGAAATTAGCAACTTCATTACAGATTTTAAAGTCATTTGGTAATATGTCGTCCTGTACAGTTTTATTTGTATTATCCGAATTTATGAAAAAAGGAAAAGTGGATGAATTAGGCCTTCTTTGTGCCCTAGGACCGGGCTTTAGTTCTGAGCTTTCTCTGTTAAAGTGGGTAGAATGCTAA
- a CDS encoding zinc ABC transporter substrate-binding protein — protein MKFRKLAITTLLLAGTILSACNKDTKQQSTKDKNKLTIYTTIYPLQDFAEKIGGKYVDVHSIYPTGVDTHDFEPTSKQIVKIANSDLFVYNGAGMEAFADKIKDALKNNNVASLEASKNIELIKSNEEEVHEEDQHDVDPHVWLDPSRAKIEAENIKDELIKLMPKNKEYFEANYDKIDGQFDELDSELRNLVLHSKRKDIVVSHAAYGYLEQHYGIKQIPITGLSPSQEPSQKELKNVVDFVNKHHVKYILFETFATPKVASVVKDETHAEILRLNHLATISEDDVKNHKDYFDLMQENVDTLDKALNNR, from the coding sequence ATGAAATTTAGAAAATTAGCAATCACAACTTTGCTATTAGCAGGAACAATTCTATCAGCTTGTAATAAGGATACGAAGCAACAAAGTACAAAAGATAAAAATAAGCTTACGATCTATACTACAATCTATCCATTACAAGATTTTGCTGAAAAAATTGGTGGTAAATATGTTGATGTACATTCAATTTACCCTACTGGAGTCGATACTCACGATTTTGAGCCGACATCCAAACAAATTGTTAAAATCGCAAACTCTGATTTATTTGTTTATAATGGTGCAGGTATGGAAGCTTTTGCTGATAAAATTAAGGATGCACTAAAAAATAATAATGTGGCATCATTAGAAGCTTCAAAAAATATTGAATTGATTAAATCCAATGAAGAAGAAGTACACGAAGAAGATCAACATGATGTTGATCCACATGTTTGGTTAGATCCTTCTAGAGCAAAAATTGAGGCAGAAAATATTAAAGATGAATTGATCAAATTAATGCCAAAAAATAAAGAATACTTCGAAGCGAATTATGATAAAATCGACGGTCAATTTGATGAACTTGATAGTGAGTTACGAAATTTAGTTTTACATTCCAAGCGTAAAGATATCGTTGTTTCTCATGCAGCTTATGGTTATTTAGAACAACATTATGGAATTAAACAAATTCCAATTACAGGGCTATCTCCTTCTCAAGAACCTTCTCAAAAGGAATTAAAAAATGTTGTAGACTTTGTGAATAAACATCATGTTAAATATATTTTATTTGAAACGTTTGCAACACCTAAAGTTGCTTCAGTCGTAAAAGATGAAACTCATGCTGAAATTTTGAGACTTAATCACTTAGCCACTATTTCCGAAGATGATGTAAAAAACCATAAGGATTATTTTGATTTAATGCAAGAAAATGTCGACACACTCGATAAAGCTTTAAATAACCGCTAA
- a CDS encoding MFS transporter, protein MNILKWNFNMKVRLVAEFFFGLFFWMYLPFLAIYFAEELGKVTSGILLMCSQAVGVFANLIGGYLADTYGRKKMMVISAFIQAGGMILLTIANSPILTSPWLTFVGFAIISVTGMLYNPASSAMVADTVEDKDERNLVFAVFYTMININVVIGPIIGGILFFKARFLLFATSSIIFLIVSIMIALLIKESLPDSIKQEKEASISKVFIQQVKNYRIIFTDKVFFLFVAAGILISQTFTQLDLLLAVFIKEKIPVQTLISFGDFTLKTKSETLFSWTIAENGLIVALLTVLITKFANKFNERFLFFASSVCYAFSMLLFGFTLSAYVIFIAMAIFTLGEILVVGNQNSFIAKIAPESQRGQYFAASGLRWSLGRTIAPLTIPLAGIIGYKWTFILIALLALCGAYLYEIMFKEMKKKSIEIRNDMKVV, encoded by the coding sequence ATGAATATACTTAAGTGGAATTTTAATATGAAAGTAAGGCTTGTAGCTGAGTTTTTCTTCGGCTTATTTTTTTGGATGTATTTACCTTTTCTAGCGATTTACTTTGCTGAAGAATTAGGTAAAGTTACTTCGGGGATTTTACTAATGTGCTCACAGGCTGTTGGGGTATTTGCAAATTTAATCGGCGGATATTTAGCTGATACGTATGGTCGAAAGAAAATGATGGTCATTTCGGCTTTTATTCAAGCTGGTGGTATGATCTTATTAACGATTGCAAATTCACCAATTTTAACTTCTCCTTGGTTAACTTTTGTAGGATTTGCGATTATTAGTGTTACTGGAATGCTTTATAATCCAGCTAGTTCTGCAATGGTAGCAGATACAGTTGAGGACAAAGATGAGCGAAACTTGGTATTTGCAGTATTCTATACGATGATAAATATAAATGTAGTAATTGGACCAATAATTGGAGGAATCTTATTTTTTAAAGCAAGGTTTTTATTATTTGCAACATCTTCAATTATATTTTTAATAGTTTCAATTATGATTGCTTTATTAATTAAGGAGTCCTTGCCAGATTCAATAAAGCAAGAAAAAGAAGCTTCAATTTCTAAAGTCTTTATTCAACAAGTGAAGAATTATCGCATTATATTTACTGATAAAGTATTTTTCTTATTTGTTGCTGCCGGAATATTAATCTCTCAAACTTTTACTCAATTAGATTTATTGTTAGCAGTATTTATAAAAGAGAAAATACCTGTTCAAACATTAATTAGCTTCGGCGATTTTACTTTAAAAACAAAGAGTGAAACATTATTTAGCTGGACAATTGCAGAAAACGGTTTAATAGTAGCTTTATTAACTGTTTTAATCACGAAGTTCGCGAATAAATTTAATGAAAGATTTTTATTTTTTGCATCTTCCGTTTGTTATGCTTTCTCTATGTTACTGTTCGGATTTACACTTTCAGCCTACGTAATTTTTATCGCTATGGCAATTTTTACTTTAGGAGAAATATTAGTTGTAGGGAATCAGAACTCATTTATTGCAAAAATCGCTCCAGAAAGTCAACGAGGGCAGTATTTTGCTGCTTCAGGTTTAAGATGGTCATTAGGACGAACAATCGCACCATTAACCATTCCACTCGCAGGTATAATTGGATATAAATGGACTTTTATTTTAATCGCATTATTAGCATTATGCGGAGCGTATTTATATGAAATTATGTTTAAAGAGATGAAGAAAAAATCAATAGAAATACGTAATGATATGAAAGTAGTATAA
- a CDS encoding GerAB/ArcD/ProY family transporter: protein MKLNFSKEVRNIAFTYVGTVIGAGFATGKEIVEFFSINGVYGALGILFATILFCWFGSKIMTIAHTYKLKSAQEFNVLLFGELGGNIINALLFFVLIGVTSVMLSGAGAVFKNYLHFNSLIGSFIFIILTFIVLRKGTSGLFSLNNTVVPIMCAFIAAVFINSHLPFTMREINLDNLLPSINTLNISVFTKPITYVCLNMALAQAVLVPIGSECKEKSSIIHGGILGGLILGAILLLIHLNVSGVPNFQQYEIPMVEVIKKIHPIFYYFFLMVILAEIFTTLVGNIYGMSRQINSYIPINANVLVILLLICCLFISIIGYGPLLTFLYPLIGWISFLVILTLLKPKKSS from the coding sequence ATGAAATTAAACTTTAGTAAAGAAGTTCGAAATATAGCATTTACATATGTTGGAACTGTAATTGGGGCAGGATTCGCCACGGGTAAGGAAATCGTAGAGTTCTTCTCTATAAACGGAGTATATGGTGCTTTGGGGATTTTATTTGCGACCATTTTATTTTGTTGGTTTGGAAGTAAAATTATGACCATTGCACATACATATAAATTGAAGTCAGCACAAGAATTTAATGTACTTTTATTTGGAGAACTCGGAGGAAATATCATTAATGCGCTTCTTTTCTTTGTACTAATTGGCGTTACAAGTGTTATGCTGTCAGGTGCTGGTGCTGTATTTAAAAATTACTTACACTTTAATTCATTGATCGGTTCGTTTATTTTTATTATCTTAACTTTTATCGTTTTAAGAAAAGGGACAAGTGGTTTATTCAGCTTAAATAATACGGTAGTCCCAATTATGTGTGCTTTTATTGCTGCAGTTTTCATTAATTCACACTTACCATTTACAATGCGCGAAATTAATTTAGATAATCTATTACCTTCCATCAATACGCTTAATATTTCAGTATTTACGAAACCAATCACTTATGTTTGTTTAAATATGGCTCTAGCACAAGCAGTCTTAGTTCCAATCGGATCAGAGTGTAAAGAAAAATCTTCTATTATACACGGTGGGATTTTAGGAGGGCTTATATTAGGCGCAATTTTATTACTAATTCACCTTAACGTTTCTGGAGTGCCTAATTTTCAACAATATGAAATACCTATGGTTGAAGTAATCAAAAAAATCCATCCAATTTTCTATTATTTTTTCTTAATGGTTATATTAGCTGAAATTTTCACTACTTTAGTTGGTAATATATATGGGATGTCTAGACAAATTAATTCATACATCCCAATAAATGCAAATGTACTCGTTATTTTATTATTAATATGCTGTCTATTTATTAGCATAATTGGTTATGGCCCACTTTTAACATTTCTTTATCCATTAATCGGATGGATTAGCTTTCTTGTCATTCTTACTTTACTTAAACCAAAAAAATCATCTTAA
- a CDS encoding cold shock domain-containing protein, producing the protein MQGKVKWFNNEKGFGFIEVEGGEDVFVHFSAIQTEGFKSLEEGAEVSFDIVEGNRGPQAANVVKI; encoded by the coding sequence ATGCAAGGAAAAGTAAAATGGTTCAACAATGAAAAAGGTTTCGGATTCATCGAAGTTGAAGGCGGAGAAGACGTATTCGTACATTTCTCAGCTATTCAAACTGAAGGATTCAAATCATTAGAAGAAGGTGCAGAAGTTTCTTTTGACATTGTTGAAGGTAACCGTGGACCTCAAGCTGCTAACGTAGTAAAGATATAA
- a CDS encoding DUF3979 family protein: MICFLENTFQIKLEKNEKGDFPIIVTDDGIFSEINLKEKPSTYVKFIINEYDELTIDWYVENENRFSVKSLQVHQMILINDHEENSIQFVLERWQSRMFKIQWKPKLHIEFGLYYEVCDDCD, translated from the coding sequence ATGATTTGCTTTTTAGAAAATACCTTTCAAATAAAATTAGAAAAAAATGAAAAAGGTGATTTTCCAATTATTGTGACGGACGATGGCATTTTTAGTGAAATTAATCTTAAGGAGAAACCAAGTACATACGTTAAGTTTATCATTAATGAGTATGATGAATTAACGATTGATTGGTATGTTGAAAATGAAAATCGATTCTCCGTAAAGAGTTTACAAGTTCATCAAATGATTTTAATTAATGATCATGAGGAAAATTCAATTCAATTTGTTTTAGAACGTTGGCAATCAAGAATGTTTAAGATTCAATGGAAACCTAAGTTGCACATCGAATTTGGATTGTATTATGAAGTATGTGATGATTGTGATTAA
- a CDS encoding DUF2564 family protein gives MSNFNNFEDVEMKVQAAQKLVGYATMSMDEQQLTDATTAITQAREQLEKMKGLATDLDEEFLVKQEEDLMQVEQQLREAQI, from the coding sequence ATGTCAAACTTTAATAATTTTGAAGATGTAGAAATGAAAGTTCAAGCTGCACAAAAGCTTGTAGGTTATGCAACAATGAGCATGGACGAGCAACAATTAACTGATGCAACAACTGCAATCACTCAAGCAAGAGAACAGCTTGAAAAAATGAAAGGCCTTGCTACTGATTTGGATGAAGAGTTTTTAGTGAAACAAGAAGAAGATTTAATGCAAGTTGAGCAACAATTACGAGAAGCTCAAATATAA